ATTACTCCGCTTTATTCCCGCAGTCTTACTCTCCATACTGGTTTCCTTGTCCTTCGGCCAGCAAGAGTCTCCCCTCATCAAAAAACTCCCCGCTCCCGACAGGACCGGCGGCAAACCGCTGATGCAGGCCCTCAACGAACGTCACTCCACGCGCAGCTTTAGCGAGCAGAAATTGCCCGAGCAGACCCTCTCGGACCTGCTCTGGGCGGCCTTTGGCGTCAACCGCGCCGACGGCCGGCGCACCGCCCCCTCCGCCCGCAACTGGCAGGAGATCAGCCTTTACCTGGCGATGGCCGACGGCGTCTACCTCTACGATGCCGCTGCGCACGCCCTGCAGCGGGTCAGCAGCGAGGATGTGCGCAAGTTGACCGGAATGCAGGATTTCGTCGTGAAAGCACCGCTCAACATCGTCTATGTAGCCGACACCCAAAAAGCTGGTGTCAAACCCGGCGATGACAGCGCCCTCTTCCTCGGGGCGGACTGCGGCTTTATCGCCGAAAACGTCTATTTGTACTGTGCCTCGGCGGGGTTGAATACCGTGGTGCGCGGCATGGTCGGGCGGGAAGCCCTGGCGGCGGCCCTGAAGCTCGAGCCGCACCAAAAAATCCTGCTTTCGCAGACGGTTGGCTTGCCCGCACAATAAGCGGCTCAGGGCGCGTGCGAAGCGGTATCGCCGCTTGTTCAGGAAGGCGTTTTCTCCTGCGGCTCCTGCACCTGAGGCGGATCCCATCCGACAACCGAGCCCGCCTTGACCCTGACCAGGTAGGGCGAAAGGGTGGCCCCGGGCAGAGTGCGCACGTGGTCTTCAAGCTTGATCACCCCCAGCCCGGTGCCGGCCCCGAGGGTGCAGTGCGAGCCAATCTCCACCAACCCGAAACGGAAACGGCCGCAGCCCTCATAGGCGTGGACGGTGAGGCGCGAAAAGGCGCCGATGAGGGTGTTGTCGCCGATGAAGATCAGCTCAGGCCGGAAATGATCGAGCCAGACGAAGATCATGATCTCTGTATTACGGCCGATATGCGCACCCATCCAGCGGTAAAAGCGGTTCTTGAAAGGCGACCCTTTGAGCAGCATCGACAGCGCCACCTGCAGGAAGAGCAGGACGCGGCGTCCCAGCGGTACGTTGAGCACGCGCCAATTGATGGCGTTCTTTTCTTCCGGCGCTCCCAATCCGCTGATGGTATAATGGTGCTTGATCGGGGTGAGAAAAGCTGCAAGATTCTGCCGGCCTTCAGCGGTGGCCGGATTCAAGGTGTTGACGTCGACGCCCTTCCCGCCCGAGCTCTTGCTGATAAAAACGGTCCGCCCTTTCTTGCGCCCGAGCTTGATGGCGCGCGCGATGAGTTCGGTGGTGACCATCTTCATCACCTCCTCCGGACTCTTGTCACGGTATCTTTTCATCCTGGTCCTCCCGACCTTTGCGTGGCATCGCAGAGATTCTGCCCACAAGATACGGAGCGGCCGGGCTAAAAGCAAGCTCCAGTATCCCTCTCTTCATATCGTGCAGCAAAACTGGCTGCCCGGCTGTACTTGTGGGGCATCACGTTGTTCTATCCGGTGGTCCCGTAAGGAGGAGAAAATGACCAGCTTCATTTCAATTCTCTGCCTGATTCTCGGCCTGCTGTCGTCAACAGAGGGTGCCACCCCCGTACCTCCGCAAAAACAGCCCGCTTCACCTGTCCCCGATCCGTTGATTTTTGTCCGGGTCAAGGAACCCAATGAGGGTGCCTTCACCCTGCTCATGCCCAAGGGCTGGATTTCGCAGGGCGGCATCTTTTACGTCGACCCCAATGCCACCAATGGCTATGCCAACTCGGTCGGGCCCAAGGGAAATTTCCTCGTTAAAAAGGATCAGGCCGGTACGGTGATGATTCACTGGCTACCGGATTACTGGTACTGCGATACCCGGTACAGCCCAGCGGGCCAGATGGGGCTTTTCCCGCAGGGCTCCTACTACAACGGCATGATGGTCGCCCCATGCCCGGGTGCCGCCGATTTTCTCCTCCGCTTCATATTCCCCCAGCTGCGTCCCGATGCGACCGGCTTTCAGGTGCTCTCCCGGGATCCCCTGCCCAAGGTGGTCGCCAAATACCGCCGTCAGGCCGTCGTGCCCGGAGCCTCCTATGATGCGGTGCGCCTGACTGTTCGCTACAGCCAGGGGGGCGTCCTTTACAAGGAGCAAATGTCCTGTGTCATCGAGAACCTGGGGCAGATTGCAGCCGGGATGTGGCAGAACAAGGAGACCGTTTGCGCCCGGGCCCCGCTGGCTGATTTTGCGGCTTGGGAAAAGGTCGGCTCGATGATCTACAACTCCGCCCGCTTTGATCCCCAATGGCTGGCGGCCGCAGCACGCGCTACGGCCGAGCGGACCCGCAACGCCCAAGCGACTCAGCGCTATCTCCAGGATGCAGACCGGCAGATCGTCGAACACCGTCAGCAGACCAACGCCGAGATCCGCCGTGAGGACTATCTCCTGATCACCGGCCAGGAGGATTATGTCAATCCCTATACCGGCGAGACCGAAATCCGCCCCGACGGCTGGAAATTCCACTGGGAGAATTCGAGCGGCGAAGTGATTGTCTCCAACCTCAATGACTATGATCCCAACCATGATGACGGCGTCCGGCTGGTCAAGGATTTCAAACGCAGCCAGGTGCGGCCGCGATGAAGCCAGACCAGAATGACGCCGTGCCCCGGTCCATTCCGAAAAAGGAGGTGCCATGTCCAGACGATGTGCAAGTATCGTGATATTACTCGCTGCATCTGTTTTGTTTTCACAAACCCCGCCCCAATTGGGCCAGGCGAGCCTCGATGAAGTCATCGCCGCCATGACCCCGGCGGAAAAGGTTCAGCTGCTCGTGGGCGGCGGAATGGCGGGCAATTTCGCCGGCGTCGCTGTCGGCAAGATCTACCATAACGTCCCCGGCGCGGCCGGCACCACCCAGCCGATCCCCCGCCTCGGGATCCCGGCCATTGTCCTGGCCGACGGCCCGGCCGGCCTGCGCATAGCCCCCCATCGCGACAAGGATGAGAAAACCTATTACTGCACCGCCTTTCCGGTGGCCACCATGCTGGCCTCCACCTTTGACGCCGGGCTGGTCGAGAAGGTCGGCGAGACCATGGGCAAGGAGGTGCTGGAATACGGCGTCGATGTCCTGCTCGGGCCGGCCCTCAATATCCATCGCAATCCCCTCTGCGGCCGCAATTTTGAGTATTACTCCGAAGACCCTCTCCTCACCGGCAAGATCGCGGCCGCCATGATCACCGGAGTCCAGAGCAATGGCGTCGGCACCTCCATCAAGCACTTCGCTGCCAATAATCAGGAGACGATGCGCACCGGCAACGACGCGCGTATGACCACGCGGGCACTGCGTGAGATCTATCTCAAGGGCTTCGAGATCGCGGTCCGCGACGCCCAGCCCTGGACGGTGATGAGCTCCTACAACCTGATCAACGGCACCTATACTTCACAAAGCCGGCCGCTGCTCACCGATATCCTGCGCGGGGAGTGGGGCTTCAAGGGCACTGTGATGAGCGACTGGTACGGCGGCAAGAGCGCCCCGGAACAGATCCAGGCGGGCAACGATCTGCTCATGCCCGGCCGCGCCGATCAGGCGATCGCCATTCTCTCCGCCCAAATCGAAAAGAAACTGGACGGTCAGGCGGTGGATACCTGCGTCCGTAAGGTGCTGCAGTTGATCCTCGAATCCCCGCGCTTCAGAAACTATGCCTTCTCCAATGCCCCGGATCTCAAGGCCCATGCCCTCGTCGCCCGTCAGGCGGCCGCGGATGGGATGGTTCTGCTCAAGAACAACAACACGTTGCCCCTGCCGCCGCAGGTGAAAACTATCGCCGCCTTCGGCAATACCTCCTACGATTTTATCTCGGGGGGGACCGGCAGTGGCGACGTCAACGAGGCCTACACGGTTTCTCTTGCCGAAGGCTTGACGGACGCAGGTTATACCCTCGACGGTGGCCTGAAAAAGAGCTACGAGACCTTTTTCCGGCTTGAGGAGGAGAAGAACAAACCGGACAAGAGCAATCCCCTGGCCGCCTTCATGCCGAAAAAACGGCCGGAGGAATTTGCGCCGGGGGCGGACTTGCTGGCAGCGACGGCTTCTGCGGCGGACATCGCCTTCATCACCATCGGGCGCACCTCGGGCGAGTTCGAGGACCGTAAACTCGAGGGCGATTTTCTCCTGACGGCAGCTGAGTCCGGACTGATCGCTGAGGTGACCCGTGCCTTTCACAAGGCGGGCAAGAAAACGGTCGTCATCCTCAATGTCGGCGGTGTGATCGAAACCGCCTCGTGGAAAGCCTTCCCGGACGCCATCCTGCTGGCCTGGCAGGGCGGACAGGAGGCGGGGCATGCCGTCGCCGATGTGCTCAGCGGTAAGGTCTCCCCCTCCGGCCGGCTGCCGATGACCTGGCCGATCCTCTATGACGATATCGCCTCATCGAAGAACTTTCCGGCACGGGTGACTCTGAGCCGGGAGGAGATGTGGGCGGATTTGATGGGGAAGGAGAAGGAGACCAAAGACCGCCGCAATATCGATTACACTCTTTACGAAGAGGATATCTACGTCGGCTATCGCTTTTTCGATACCTTCAAAAAGCCGGTTTCCTATCCCTTCGGGTACGGCCTCTCCTATACCACCTTTTCCTGCACCAGACCGGTGGTGGCCGCCGAGGCGCAGGGGTGGAAGATGACCTGCACGGTGAAGAATACCGGCAAGGCAGCAGGCAAGGAGGCGGTGCAGCTCTACGTCAGCGCCCCGGCCAAAACCCTAGCCAAACCGGCCCAGGAACTCAAGGCTTTTGCCAAGACGCGGCTGCTACAGCCCGGCGAATCGCAAGAGGTGACCTTCACCCTCTCTCCCTATGATCTGGCCTCTTTCGATCAAGTCCGTAGTGCCTGGGTAACCGAAGCCGGCTCCTACCGGCTTTTAATCGCTGCCTCCTCCCGCGATGTGCGGGCGACGGCAACCCTCCAGGTCGCCGCCGAGCAGATCGTCCGGGTCCATGACGTGATGCGCCCTGCTGAAAAAATCGCCACGATCCGCTGAAGCCTGTTTCGTGCACCGGCAAAAAAAAGCCCGCGGGAGCGCACTCCTGCGGGCTTTTATTAAAAACATTATCAGCGGAAGGTCACGCCGAAGCGGAAGGGGAAAAAGGAGGTTGCGTTGCCTTTCGTAAAGCCGGTTTTGAAGCCGATATCGGCGAAGAGGGTGGAGTGCTCCTCAATGGCGATATTCATGCCGATGCCAAGGCCGGCGCCGAGAGCCGTGGTACTGGCCCCCGGTTCGGTCCGATCCTTGCCGATCGGCCCATAATACCGGATCGCATCCTGCTGATAATGGAAGAGGCCCCCCTCCGCGAAGAGGTAAGGGACGAAACGGTTGTCCCCCTGTGGTGGAAATTTGGACTTGAAATGGAGGAAGAGGGTGCTGATGCCGGCATCGCCGCCGGTTGCGGACGATTCGATCTCCTCTTGATCGGTCAGTCCGAGGCTGCTGAAATACCCCTGAACGTCCAGGGAAAAACTGCTATAGCCGAATTCAAGGGTCAACTCGTTGCGCACCCCCAGTTCCTTGCCGATGCCGCCGCCGACAATAAATCCCGAGAGATGCGCGGTCTTGAAAAATTCCGGCGCAGCTGGGGAGGTGATGCCCATGACAATACGTCCGACGGGACGAAAGGGAAGGGCGGCGAAAGCCGCGTGGACCGCGAACAGGGTGCCGAGGAGCACAGCGGCTCCCGTTTTATGTGGGCTCATACATTCTCCTGGCTGATGATTTCTGATCCGATTCCCCGCAATCGGTTATAGAATAGCGATAATGGCTTAAAAAAGCAATCCAAAAAATGATTGCAGGAGGGTGGAGGAAATACTATATTCCACCGCTTCTATTCGAGAACGTCAAGAGCGCGATCCTCTCGAAACCGAATAGAGCGGACAAAGTGACATCGCGGCCGGGCTGATCGCGGATGGAATTTGAGATCAACTGGTAAAGAGGAAGGGAATGAAAAGAAGACGCGTACAGGCGGGCCTGCTGCTCGCCATGTTGGCGCTTGCCGGATGTGACGGACAATCCAGCAACGGCGTCCGGAACGTGCGGGCCGTCCGGGTCGAGGCGGCGCAGCCTGGAATCCGCAGCGTCCGCCAGGCGATGAGCTACAGTGGTACCATCGAGGCGGCCGAGTCGATTCCGCTCAGCTTCGCCACTGTGGGCACGGTCGCCCGCGTGCTGGTGGCCGAGGGCGATGCGGTGCGTAAGGGCCAGCTGCTCGCCGTGCTCAATGAAGAGAGCAGCCGAAATGGCTACGAGATGGCGCTCGCGACCTTGAAGCAGGCCGAAGATGCCCACGACCGTTTGCGGCCGATGTACGAAAGCGGCGGTCTGCCCGAGTTCAAATGGATCGAAGCGGAAACCAATCTGCAGAAAGCCCGTTCCGCGGCGGCCATCTCCAGGAAGAACCTCGACGACTGCCGCCTGATCGCGCCGGTCTCCGGGATGGTTGGCAGGCGGTCGATCGATCCGGGGATGGCCGCGCTGCCCAACCTTGCATCGATCACCCTGGTCCGGATCGAAAAGGTCTTTGCCAGAATTGCGGTCCCCGAGAATGAGATCGCCGGCGTCAGCAAGGGGCAGACGGCCCGAATCCGCGTAGGCGCTCTCAGCGAGGCTGAATTCAGCGGCCTGGTGGAGGAGATCGGCGTGGTCGCGGATCCCCTCGCCCACAGCTATGCCGTCCGCATCGGCTTTGCCAATCCAGGTCTGCAAGTCAAACCCGGAATGATCTGCAACGTCCTTCTTGCCGACAGCAGCCGCAGCCGCGTGCTGGTGCTTCCCGGCCGGGCGGTTCTGATTGACGAGTCGGGCCGGCACTATGTCTATGTGGCTGGTACGGACAATTTGGCCCGGCGTCGGGAAGTGATCCCCGGTGCGCTGCTGCAGGAGGGCATCGAAATCATCAGCGGGATCCATCCCGATGAATGGGTTGTGGTCGCTGGTCAGCATAAACTGGCCGATCAGATGCCTCTTGACATCAGCCGCCGCTGAGTTCTGGGGAGGCCTCATGACGAACGCGAAACGAACTCTGATCGGCTTTCTCTTGCGGTATCAGGAGGTGATTTTTCTGGTGGCCCTCCTCGCCATGCTTCTGGGCGTGGCGGCCCTTGTGCTGATGCCACGCGACGAGTATCCCCAGTTCCGCATGCCCCTCGGGATCATCGTCGGCGTCTATCCCGGCGCCTCCTCAGAAGAGGTCGAGACGCAGTTGACCGCCCGGGTGGAGCAGCATCTCTTTCAATACAAGACGGTCAACCGCGCCAAGACCTATTCTATTTCCCGCGAAGACGTGATGGTCGTCTACGTTTTCGTCGATGGATCGGAGGAAGAGCTGGCTGACTTTTGGTCCAAACTCCAGCATGGCCTCAATAGCCTGAAGGCGGAACTTCCCGCAGGGGTTCTTTCCCTGACCGCCGATAATGATTTCGGCAACACCTCGGCGCTCCTCCTTGCCGTACAATCGGAGACCAAGAGCTATAAAGAGCTCGAGATTTTTGTCAAACACTACGAAGAGGAGGTCCGCAGGATCCCCTCGATCTCGCGGATCAAGCATTTCGGCCTGCAGCGCGAGCAGATCAGCGTCTACCTCGAGGATGCCAAGCTGGCAAGCTACGGGATCAAACCCCTTCAGGTTCTCGCTGCCCTCAGGCCGCCCACCTCGGTCGCCTATGCCGGCGAGGTCAACGATGGCGAACTTACGCGGCCGATCCACATCGCCTCCTCCATGAGCAGCGAGAACGACGTCGCCAACCAGATCGTCTATTCAGATCCGGCCGGCACGATCTTGCGCGTCAAGGATGTCGCTCGGGTGGTGCGGGAATATGAGGAGCCCGATTCCTATATCCGGGTCAATGGCAATAAATGTCTGATCGTCTCGCTCGAGATGCAGCCGGGACGGAATATCGTCACCTTCGGCCGCGAGGTGAACAAGGTCACCTCCCGGTTTGCAGCCTCCTTGCCGCCGGACGTCCGGATCTATACCATCTCCAACATTCCCGATGTGGTCGCCCGGTCGATCGGCAATTTCCTCAAAGAGTTCGGCATCTCGATGCTCTCGGTCATCGCCGTCACCCTGTTGCTGCTGCCGGCGCGAGTGGCGCGCATCGCGGCGCTCTCGATCCCGGCCTCCATTTTCACCGCGCTGGGGATCATGTGGATCTGGGGACTCGATTTGCAGACGGTCTCGCTGGCCGGCCTGATCCTTGTGCTCGGCATCACCGTGGATGATGCCATGGTGGTCATCGATAACTATATCGAAAAGCTGGATCACGGAATGTCGCGTTTCGATGCGGGCTCAAAATCGGTGACAGAGCTCTTCAGCTCGGTCCTCTCGGCGACGCTGGTCATCATCTCCTGCTTCGTGCCCATGCCCTTTTTCATGTCCGGCACCGGCGAGGATTTTCTGCGCTCCCTGCCGGCGACGATCACCTTCGCCTTGCTGGCCTCACTGCTGGTGGCCGTCAGCCTTATTCCGCTGGTGAGCTATCATCTGATCCGGAGCGGCATCAAGGATCGCAAGACGCGGCGTGGCGGACGCACCTTTCTCGACCGCATGCAGTCTTTTTATGACCAGGTGGTCGATACGGCCTTCCGCCATAAAAAATGGGTCGTGGGGACCGGCCTGGTTTCGCTTCTGGCCGGCCTCGCCTTGCTCGCGACTATTCCGCAGCAGTCCTTTCCCAAGATCGAACGCAACCAGTTTGCGGTGGAGGTCTTTCTGCCGCCCGGCAGCTCCCTACAGCAAACCGACACCGTGTTGAAGGAACTCGAGACAACCCTTGCCGCCGATCCACGCATCGAACTGGTCACCTCTTTCGTCGGCGCCAGCTCGCCGCGGTTCCACAGCCTTTATTCGCCCAACTTTCCGGCCCGGCACTATGGCCAGATGGTCGTGTTGACCACCTCCAACGAGGCGACCATCCAGGTTCTGGATGAATACAGTGAAAAGCTCTATAACCGGTTTCCTCTGGCCGATATCAAATGGAAGCAGCTGGCTTTTGATATCCAGAAATCCCCTATCGAAGTGCGTCTTTCCGGCGACGACATCCCGGTGCTGAAAAAGACGGCGGAAAACGTGATGGAGATCATGCGGAGCCTCGAGGGG
Above is a window of bacterium DNA encoding:
- a CDS encoding efflux RND transporter periplasmic adaptor subunit, with translation MKRRRVQAGLLLAMLALAGCDGQSSNGVRNVRAVRVEAAQPGIRSVRQAMSYSGTIEAAESIPLSFATVGTVARVLVAEGDAVRKGQLLAVLNEESSRNGYEMALATLKQAEDAHDRLRPMYESGGLPEFKWIEAETNLQKARSAAAISRKNLDDCRLIAPVSGMVGRRSIDPGMAALPNLASITLVRIEKVFARIAVPENEIAGVSKGQTARIRVGALSEAEFSGLVEEIGVVADPLAHSYAVRIGFANPGLQVKPGMICNVLLADSSRSRVLVLPGRAVLIDESGRHYVYVAGTDNLARRREVIPGALLQEGIEIISGIHPDEWVVVAGQHKLADQMPLDISRR
- a CDS encoding efflux RND transporter permease subunit; this encodes MTNAKRTLIGFLLRYQEVIFLVALLAMLLGVAALVLMPRDEYPQFRMPLGIIVGVYPGASSEEVETQLTARVEQHLFQYKTVNRAKTYSISREDVMVVYVFVDGSEEELADFWSKLQHGLNSLKAELPAGVLSLTADNDFGNTSALLLAVQSETKSYKELEIFVKHYEEEVRRIPSISRIKHFGLQREQISVYLEDAKLASYGIKPLQVLAALRPPTSVAYAGEVNDGELTRPIHIASSMSSENDVANQIVYSDPAGTILRVKDVARVVREYEEPDSYIRVNGNKCLIVSLEMQPGRNIVTFGREVNKVTSRFAASLPPDVRIYTISNIPDVVARSIGNFLKEFGISMLSVIAVTLLLLPARVARIAALSIPASIFTALGIMWIWGLDLQTVSLAGLILVLGITVDDAMVVIDNYIEKLDHGMSRFDAGSKSVTELFSSVLSATLVIISCFVPMPFFMSGTGEDFLRSLPATITFALLASLLVAVSLIPLVSYHLIRSGIKDRKTRRGGRTFLDRMQSFYDQVVDTAFRHKKWVVGTGLVSLLAGLALLATIPQQSFPKIERNQFAVEVFLPPGSSLQQTDTVLKELETTLAADPRIELVTSFVGASSPRFHSLYSPNFPARHYGQMVVLTTSNEATIQVLDEYSEKLYNRFPLADIKWKQLAFDIQKSPIEVRLSGDDIPVLKKTAENVMEIMRSLEGTEFIRTDYGLPLPTAELILKRDEAARLGYSNPLLAYSLMTGTGGFPASTVWEGDYPVTVKVKVDKKVKSSPQEILDQHVTSPYLATTVPVRQIADLKPGWSEAEIVRRNGVRTLTVRCEVARRLYPAEVFTRLKPRVDRLALPEGVSLAYGGDYQDTLENMTPFYYSLATSIVLIFLILMVQYKRVKSALLIMMTLPLSVFGAAVGVFLTGYPFGVTAFVGVIGLMGIVVRNGVIFVTYADELRHEQGLAAAEAAMAAGKRRMRPIFLTSAAAAVGVIPMILSGSTLWGPAAAAICSGLVFALALSLLVLPVLYYYFHRNDVHPVTESAAS
- a CDS encoding SagB/ThcOx family dehydrogenase — encoded protein: MKLLRFIPAVLLSILVSLSFGQQESPLIKKLPAPDRTGGKPLMQALNERHSTRSFSEQKLPEQTLSDLLWAAFGVNRADGRRTAPSARNWQEISLYLAMADGVYLYDAAAHALQRVSSEDVRKLTGMQDFVVKAPLNIVYVADTQKAGVKPGDDSALFLGADCGFIAENVYLYCASAGLNTVVRGMVGREALAAALKLEPHQKILLSQTVGLPAQ
- a CDS encoding beta-glucosidase, with product MSRRCASIVILLAASVLFSQTPPQLGQASLDEVIAAMTPAEKVQLLVGGGMAGNFAGVAVGKIYHNVPGAAGTTQPIPRLGIPAIVLADGPAGLRIAPHRDKDEKTYYCTAFPVATMLASTFDAGLVEKVGETMGKEVLEYGVDVLLGPALNIHRNPLCGRNFEYYSEDPLLTGKIAAAMITGVQSNGVGTSIKHFAANNQETMRTGNDARMTTRALREIYLKGFEIAVRDAQPWTVMSSYNLINGTYTSQSRPLLTDILRGEWGFKGTVMSDWYGGKSAPEQIQAGNDLLMPGRADQAIAILSAQIEKKLDGQAVDTCVRKVLQLILESPRFRNYAFSNAPDLKAHALVARQAAADGMVLLKNNNTLPLPPQVKTIAAFGNTSYDFISGGTGSGDVNEAYTVSLAEGLTDAGYTLDGGLKKSYETFFRLEEEKNKPDKSNPLAAFMPKKRPEEFAPGADLLAATASAADIAFITIGRTSGEFEDRKLEGDFLLTAAESGLIAEVTRAFHKAGKKTVVILNVGGVIETASWKAFPDAILLAWQGGQEAGHAVADVLSGKVSPSGRLPMTWPILYDDIASSKNFPARVTLSREEMWADLMGKEKETKDRRNIDYTLYEEDIYVGYRFFDTFKKPVSYPFGYGLSYTTFSCTRPVVAAEAQGWKMTCTVKNTGKAAGKEAVQLYVSAPAKTLAKPAQELKAFAKTRLLQPGESQEVTFTLSPYDLASFDQVRSAWVTEAGSYRLLIAASSRDVRATATLQVAAEQIVRVHDVMRPAEKIATIR